The proteins below are encoded in one region of Rhododendron vialii isolate Sample 1 chromosome 7a, ASM3025357v1:
- the LOC131334473 gene encoding kinesin-like protein KIN-6 isoform X2 yields MDETSSPPPCPKTVTIRRNPHRRARPTPSSVAPIPMPLSPSSISHNIPSFPTDEILSIQLPPNPNNLSPSDSLSAPESENLRVFLRIRPLAPNGGVQINKQHCKNGWPKSKHGSREKAKKRTEICVSGNDYKSVTVSPPASLQEGKRVKTEVYGGFSQVFSAESTQDEVYAKMVNPLVEEFLRGKSGMLAALGPSGSGKTHTVFGSPREPGMVPLTLRRIFSRTEGCETQLSRIFYLSMFEICSERGKAERLIDLFQDVGDLCMQQSTVKGVQEVSVTNVQQAESLVACGTLKRATARTNSNNQSSRSQCIINIRGSPHSAVFTVVDLAGAEREKRTGNQGARLLESNFINNTSMVFGLCLRSLLEHQKNPKKPLQKHFQNSLLTRYLRDYLEGKRRMALILTVKSGVEDYLDTSFLLRQASPYMKIKFNNAEEPLNLVSTKRSFQAFPRVERLKRTKLSSIEAFHTNEGNGAGDGCRLLKEEALPPEIIKPEHCSGRPGKTTNSDLKDGTSLEEGSTELEKERKNVIMQNFAKAIWNVLKQYKEKLKVAENQIQTLNRSLTDEKERSLGLEIELKDLKSNLLYKKETSLKERVESSTNTSAEQEGCQSDHEVNNAGVVIASSITVEDFEEQGYQFTNQESEAFPRDVNIAEDPNDEGTDDTQFDRNGSDSGPSEYVVSSPKSLIEIRSDSCSSVERSKSESEEDKKRLDQPTMPEEGAELPPRCDASSATKSDSKDNSSSRALNAERPKRSVGRLLPASSILLKNISTLEFEDEYEKPKGGRGEKKLVLEERNRTQGSISLLRLLRTNLHL; encoded by the exons ATGGATGAGACGAGTAGCCCACCGCCGTGTCCAAAAACAGTCACCATCCGCCGTAACCCTCACCGGCGGGCTCGACCCACGCCTTCCTCCGTCGCCCCTATCCCCATGCCCTTATCTCCCTCCTCAATCTCACACAACATCCCTTCCTTCCCTACCGACGAAATCCTCTCCATCCAACTCCCCCCAAACCCTAACAATCTCTCCCCTTCAGACTCACTTTCCGCACCAGAATCCGAGAACCTTAGAGTCTTCCTTAGAATCCGACCCCTCGCTCCGAACGGAGGAGTTCAGATCAACAAGCAACACTGCAAAAACGGGTGGCCGAAATCTAAGCACGGCTCGAGGGAAAAAGCGAAGAAGAGAACCGAGATTTGTGTCTCGGGTAACGATTATAAATCTGTTACGGTGAGTCCTCCGGCGTCACTGCAAGAGGGGAAGCGTGTCAAGACTGAAGTGTATGGAGGGTTTTCGCAGGTGTTTTCCGCTGAGTCGACTCAG GACGAAGTATATGCAAAGATGGTGAATCCACTGGTAGAGGAGTTCCTCCGGGGAAAGAGTGGAATGTTGGCTGCGTTGGGGCCAAGTGGTTCTGGGAAGACGCACACCGTTTTTGGCTCTCCTAGGGAACCTGGTATGGTTCCTCTCACCCTGCGTCGGATCTTTTCGAGAACAGAAGGCTGCGAAACTCAGTTGTCTAG GATATTTTACCTATCAATGTTTGAAATATGTTCGGAAAGAGGTAAAGCAGAGCGGTTAATTGATCTATTCCAAGATGTTGGTGATTTATGCATGCAACAATCAACTGTCAAAGGGGTTCAAGAG GTCAGCGTCACTAATGTGCAGCAGGCTGAATCCTTAGTTGCATGTGGAACGTTAAAACGGGCAACGGCTAGAACGAATTCTAATAATCAGTCCAG CCGTTCACAATGCATAATCAACATTAGGGGTTCCCCTCACAGTGCTGTCTTCACTGTTGTTGACCTTGCTGGAgcagaaagagagaaaagaacagGGAATCAG GGGGCTAGATTGCTAGAAAGTAACTTCATCAACAACACATCAATGGTTTTTGGTCTGTGCTTAAGA TCATTGCTGGAGCACCAGAAGAACCCCAAGAAGCCATTGCAGAAACACTTCCAGAACTCTTTG ttaaCTCGGTATTTACGAGATTATTTGGAAGGCAAAAGGCGAATGGCTTTG ATTCTAACTGTAAAATCAGGAGTGGAAGACTATCTGGATACATCCTTTCTGCTAAGACAGGCTTCTCCTTATATGAAGATCAA GTTCAACAATGCTGAAGAGCCACTGAATTTAGTCAGTACAAAGAGGAGTTTTCAGGCATTCCCAAGAGTAGAGCGACTCAAAAGGACGAAGCTTAGTAGCATTGAAGCATTTCAC ACAAATGAAGGGAATGGAGCTGGAGATGGATGTAGACTTCTTAAAGAAG AGGCCCTTCCTCCAGAGATCATCAAACCTGAGCATTGTTCAGGTCGTCCTGGAAAAACAACTAATTCAGATCTTAAAGATGGTACATCCCTTGAGGAAGGCTCTACtgaattggaaaaagaaagaaagaatgtgaTTATGCAGAACTTTGCCAAAGCTATATGGAATGTCCTGAAGCAATATAAGGAAAAGCTTAAG GTGGCTGAAAATCAGATTCAGACTCTCAATAGAAGCCTCACCGATGAAAAGGAAAGGAGTTTAGGGCTTGAAATTGAATTGAAAGATTTAAAGTCCAACTTATTATACAAGAAAGAAACTTCCCTGAAAGAAAGGGTTGAATCTAGTACCAATACATCTGCAGAGCAGGAAGGATGTCAGTCCGACCACGAG GTGAACAATGCTGGTGTTGTCATTGCCTCTTCCATAACTGTTGAAGATTTTGAAGAGCAGGGCTATCAG TTCACTAATCAGGAATCCGAAGCCTTTCCTAGAGATGTTAACATTGCTGAAGATCCAAATGATGAGGGTACAGATGATACTCAATTTGACAGGAACGGTTCAG ATTCAGGACCTTCTGAGTATGTGGTAAGCTCTCCTAAGTCACTTATCGAAATCAGAAGTGACAGCTGCTCCTCAGTGGAACGGTCCAAATCGGAAAGCGAAGAGGACaag AAACGGTTGGATCAACCAACAATGCCAGAGGAAGGTGCAGAATTGCCCCCAAGATGCGATGCCAGTAGCGCCACAAAAAGTGATTCAAAGGATAATTCTTCCTCCAGAGCTTTGAATGCGGAGCGACCCAAACGGTCAGTAGG GAGACTTCTGCCTGCTTCATCCATCTTGTTAAAGAATATCAGTACTCTGGAATTTGAGGATGAGTATGAAAAACCAAAG GGAGGTAGAGGAGAAAAGAAGTTGGTTCTGGAAGAAAGAAACAGGACTCAGGGTAGCATCTCTCTCCTTCGTTTGCTTAGGACCAACCTTCATCTCTAG
- the LOC131334473 gene encoding kinesin-like protein KIN-6 isoform X4, with product MDETSSPPPCPKTVTIRRNPHRRARPTPSSVAPIPMPLSPSSISHNIPSFPTDEILSIQLPPNPNNLSPSDSLSAPESENLRVFLRIRPLAPNGGVQINKQHCKNGWPKSKHGSREKAKKRTEICVSGNDYKSVTVSPPASLQEGKRVKTEVYGGFSQVFSAESTQDEVYAKMVNPLVEEFLRGKSGMLAALGPSGSGKTHTVFGSPREPGMVPLTLRRIFSRTEGCETQLSRIFYLSMFEICSERGKAERLIDLFQDVGDLCMQQSTVKGVQEVSVTNVQQAESLVACGTLKRATARTNSNNQSSRSQCIINIRGSPHSAVFTVVDLAGAEREKRTGNQGARLLESNFINNTSMVFGLCLRSLLEHQKNPKKPLQKHFQNSLLTRYLRDYLEGKRRMALILTVKSGVEDYLDTSFLLRQASPYMKIKFNNAEEPLNLVSTKRSFQAFPRVERLKRTKLSSIEAFHTNEGNGAGDGCRLLKEEALPPEIIKPEHCSGRPGKTTNSDLKDGTSLEEGSTELEKERKNVIMQNFAKAIWNVLKQYKEKLKVAENQIQTLNRSLTDEKERSLGLEIELKDLKSNLLYKKETSLKERVESSTNTSAEQEGCQSDHEVNNAGVVIASSITVEDFEEQGYQFTNQESEAFPRDVNIAEDPNDEGTDDTQFDRNGSDSGPSEYVVSSPKSLIEIRSDSCSSVERSKSESEEDKKRLDQPTMPEEGAELPPRCDASSATKSDSKDNSSSRALNAERPKRRLLPASSILLKNISTLEFEDEYEKPKGGRGEKKLVLEERNRTQGSISLLRLLRTNLHL from the exons ATGGATGAGACGAGTAGCCCACCGCCGTGTCCAAAAACAGTCACCATCCGCCGTAACCCTCACCGGCGGGCTCGACCCACGCCTTCCTCCGTCGCCCCTATCCCCATGCCCTTATCTCCCTCCTCAATCTCACACAACATCCCTTCCTTCCCTACCGACGAAATCCTCTCCATCCAACTCCCCCCAAACCCTAACAATCTCTCCCCTTCAGACTCACTTTCCGCACCAGAATCCGAGAACCTTAGAGTCTTCCTTAGAATCCGACCCCTCGCTCCGAACGGAGGAGTTCAGATCAACAAGCAACACTGCAAAAACGGGTGGCCGAAATCTAAGCACGGCTCGAGGGAAAAAGCGAAGAAGAGAACCGAGATTTGTGTCTCGGGTAACGATTATAAATCTGTTACGGTGAGTCCTCCGGCGTCACTGCAAGAGGGGAAGCGTGTCAAGACTGAAGTGTATGGAGGGTTTTCGCAGGTGTTTTCCGCTGAGTCGACTCAG GACGAAGTATATGCAAAGATGGTGAATCCACTGGTAGAGGAGTTCCTCCGGGGAAAGAGTGGAATGTTGGCTGCGTTGGGGCCAAGTGGTTCTGGGAAGACGCACACCGTTTTTGGCTCTCCTAGGGAACCTGGTATGGTTCCTCTCACCCTGCGTCGGATCTTTTCGAGAACAGAAGGCTGCGAAACTCAGTTGTCTAG GATATTTTACCTATCAATGTTTGAAATATGTTCGGAAAGAGGTAAAGCAGAGCGGTTAATTGATCTATTCCAAGATGTTGGTGATTTATGCATGCAACAATCAACTGTCAAAGGGGTTCAAGAG GTCAGCGTCACTAATGTGCAGCAGGCTGAATCCTTAGTTGCATGTGGAACGTTAAAACGGGCAACGGCTAGAACGAATTCTAATAATCAGTCCAG CCGTTCACAATGCATAATCAACATTAGGGGTTCCCCTCACAGTGCTGTCTTCACTGTTGTTGACCTTGCTGGAgcagaaagagagaaaagaacagGGAATCAG GGGGCTAGATTGCTAGAAAGTAACTTCATCAACAACACATCAATGGTTTTTGGTCTGTGCTTAAGA TCATTGCTGGAGCACCAGAAGAACCCCAAGAAGCCATTGCAGAAACACTTCCAGAACTCTTTG ttaaCTCGGTATTTACGAGATTATTTGGAAGGCAAAAGGCGAATGGCTTTG ATTCTAACTGTAAAATCAGGAGTGGAAGACTATCTGGATACATCCTTTCTGCTAAGACAGGCTTCTCCTTATATGAAGATCAA GTTCAACAATGCTGAAGAGCCACTGAATTTAGTCAGTACAAAGAGGAGTTTTCAGGCATTCCCAAGAGTAGAGCGACTCAAAAGGACGAAGCTTAGTAGCATTGAAGCATTTCAC ACAAATGAAGGGAATGGAGCTGGAGATGGATGTAGACTTCTTAAAGAAG AGGCCCTTCCTCCAGAGATCATCAAACCTGAGCATTGTTCAGGTCGTCCTGGAAAAACAACTAATTCAGATCTTAAAGATGGTACATCCCTTGAGGAAGGCTCTACtgaattggaaaaagaaagaaagaatgtgaTTATGCAGAACTTTGCCAAAGCTATATGGAATGTCCTGAAGCAATATAAGGAAAAGCTTAAG GTGGCTGAAAATCAGATTCAGACTCTCAATAGAAGCCTCACCGATGAAAAGGAAAGGAGTTTAGGGCTTGAAATTGAATTGAAAGATTTAAAGTCCAACTTATTATACAAGAAAGAAACTTCCCTGAAAGAAAGGGTTGAATCTAGTACCAATACATCTGCAGAGCAGGAAGGATGTCAGTCCGACCACGAG GTGAACAATGCTGGTGTTGTCATTGCCTCTTCCATAACTGTTGAAGATTTTGAAGAGCAGGGCTATCAG TTCACTAATCAGGAATCCGAAGCCTTTCCTAGAGATGTTAACATTGCTGAAGATCCAAATGATGAGGGTACAGATGATACTCAATTTGACAGGAACGGTTCAG ATTCAGGACCTTCTGAGTATGTGGTAAGCTCTCCTAAGTCACTTATCGAAATCAGAAGTGACAGCTGCTCCTCAGTGGAACGGTCCAAATCGGAAAGCGAAGAGGACaag AAACGGTTGGATCAACCAACAATGCCAGAGGAAGGTGCAGAATTGCCCCCAAGATGCGATGCCAGTAGCGCCACAAAAAGTGATTCAAAGGATAATTCTTCCTCCAGAGCTTTGAATGCGGAGCGACCCAAACG GAGACTTCTGCCTGCTTCATCCATCTTGTTAAAGAATATCAGTACTCTGGAATTTGAGGATGAGTATGAAAAACCAAAG GGAGGTAGAGGAGAAAAGAAGTTGGTTCTGGAAGAAAGAAACAGGACTCAGGGTAGCATCTCTCTCCTTCGTTTGCTTAGGACCAACCTTCATCTCTAG
- the LOC131334473 gene encoding kinesin-like protein KIN-6 isoform X3 encodes MDETSSPPPCPKTVTIRRNPHRRARPTPSSVAPIPMPLSPSSISHNIPSFPTDEILSIQLPPNPNNLSPSDSLSAPESENLRVFLRIRPLAPNGGVQINKQHCKNGWPKSKHGSREKAKKRTEICVSGNDYKSVTVSPPASLQEGKRVKTEVYGGFSQVFSAESTQDEVYAKMVNPLVEEFLRGKSGMLAALGPSGSGKTHTVFGSPREPGMVPLTLRRIFSRTEGCETQLSRIFYLSMFEICSERGKAERLIDLFQDVGDLCMQQSTVKGVQEVSVTNVQQAESLVACGTLKRATARTNSNNQSSRSQCIINIRGSPHSAVFTVVDLAGAEREKRTGNQGARLLESNFINNTSMVFGLCLRSLLEHQKNPKKPLQKHFQNSLLTRYLRDYLEGKRRMALILTVKSGVEDYLDTSFLLRQASPYMKIKFNNAEEPLNLVSTKRSFQAFPRVERLKRTKLSSIEAFHTNEGNGAGDGCRLLKEEALPPEIIKPEHCSGRPGKTTNSDLKDGTSLEEGSTELEKERKNVIMQNFAKAIWNVLKQYKEKLKVAENQIQTLNRSLTDEKERSLGLEIELKDLKSNLLYKKETSLKERVESSTNTSAEQEGCQSDHEVNNAGVVIASSITVEDFEEQGYQQFTNQESEAFPRDVNIAEDPNDEGTDDTQFDRNGSDSGPSEYVVSSPKSLIEIRSDSCSSVERSKSESEEDKKRLDQPTMPEEGAELPPRCDASSATKSDSKDNSSSRALNAERPKRRLLPASSILLKNISTLEFEDEYEKPKGGRGEKKLVLEERNRTQGSISLLRLLRTNLHL; translated from the exons ATGGATGAGACGAGTAGCCCACCGCCGTGTCCAAAAACAGTCACCATCCGCCGTAACCCTCACCGGCGGGCTCGACCCACGCCTTCCTCCGTCGCCCCTATCCCCATGCCCTTATCTCCCTCCTCAATCTCACACAACATCCCTTCCTTCCCTACCGACGAAATCCTCTCCATCCAACTCCCCCCAAACCCTAACAATCTCTCCCCTTCAGACTCACTTTCCGCACCAGAATCCGAGAACCTTAGAGTCTTCCTTAGAATCCGACCCCTCGCTCCGAACGGAGGAGTTCAGATCAACAAGCAACACTGCAAAAACGGGTGGCCGAAATCTAAGCACGGCTCGAGGGAAAAAGCGAAGAAGAGAACCGAGATTTGTGTCTCGGGTAACGATTATAAATCTGTTACGGTGAGTCCTCCGGCGTCACTGCAAGAGGGGAAGCGTGTCAAGACTGAAGTGTATGGAGGGTTTTCGCAGGTGTTTTCCGCTGAGTCGACTCAG GACGAAGTATATGCAAAGATGGTGAATCCACTGGTAGAGGAGTTCCTCCGGGGAAAGAGTGGAATGTTGGCTGCGTTGGGGCCAAGTGGTTCTGGGAAGACGCACACCGTTTTTGGCTCTCCTAGGGAACCTGGTATGGTTCCTCTCACCCTGCGTCGGATCTTTTCGAGAACAGAAGGCTGCGAAACTCAGTTGTCTAG GATATTTTACCTATCAATGTTTGAAATATGTTCGGAAAGAGGTAAAGCAGAGCGGTTAATTGATCTATTCCAAGATGTTGGTGATTTATGCATGCAACAATCAACTGTCAAAGGGGTTCAAGAG GTCAGCGTCACTAATGTGCAGCAGGCTGAATCCTTAGTTGCATGTGGAACGTTAAAACGGGCAACGGCTAGAACGAATTCTAATAATCAGTCCAG CCGTTCACAATGCATAATCAACATTAGGGGTTCCCCTCACAGTGCTGTCTTCACTGTTGTTGACCTTGCTGGAgcagaaagagagaaaagaacagGGAATCAG GGGGCTAGATTGCTAGAAAGTAACTTCATCAACAACACATCAATGGTTTTTGGTCTGTGCTTAAGA TCATTGCTGGAGCACCAGAAGAACCCCAAGAAGCCATTGCAGAAACACTTCCAGAACTCTTTG ttaaCTCGGTATTTACGAGATTATTTGGAAGGCAAAAGGCGAATGGCTTTG ATTCTAACTGTAAAATCAGGAGTGGAAGACTATCTGGATACATCCTTTCTGCTAAGACAGGCTTCTCCTTATATGAAGATCAA GTTCAACAATGCTGAAGAGCCACTGAATTTAGTCAGTACAAAGAGGAGTTTTCAGGCATTCCCAAGAGTAGAGCGACTCAAAAGGACGAAGCTTAGTAGCATTGAAGCATTTCAC ACAAATGAAGGGAATGGAGCTGGAGATGGATGTAGACTTCTTAAAGAAG AGGCCCTTCCTCCAGAGATCATCAAACCTGAGCATTGTTCAGGTCGTCCTGGAAAAACAACTAATTCAGATCTTAAAGATGGTACATCCCTTGAGGAAGGCTCTACtgaattggaaaaagaaagaaagaatgtgaTTATGCAGAACTTTGCCAAAGCTATATGGAATGTCCTGAAGCAATATAAGGAAAAGCTTAAG GTGGCTGAAAATCAGATTCAGACTCTCAATAGAAGCCTCACCGATGAAAAGGAAAGGAGTTTAGGGCTTGAAATTGAATTGAAAGATTTAAAGTCCAACTTATTATACAAGAAAGAAACTTCCCTGAAAGAAAGGGTTGAATCTAGTACCAATACATCTGCAGAGCAGGAAGGATGTCAGTCCGACCACGAG GTGAACAATGCTGGTGTTGTCATTGCCTCTTCCATAACTGTTGAAGATTTTGAAGAGCAGGGCTATCAG CAGTTCACTAATCAGGAATCCGAAGCCTTTCCTAGAGATGTTAACATTGCTGAAGATCCAAATGATGAGGGTACAGATGATACTCAATTTGACAGGAACGGTTCAG ATTCAGGACCTTCTGAGTATGTGGTAAGCTCTCCTAAGTCACTTATCGAAATCAGAAGTGACAGCTGCTCCTCAGTGGAACGGTCCAAATCGGAAAGCGAAGAGGACaag AAACGGTTGGATCAACCAACAATGCCAGAGGAAGGTGCAGAATTGCCCCCAAGATGCGATGCCAGTAGCGCCACAAAAAGTGATTCAAAGGATAATTCTTCCTCCAGAGCTTTGAATGCGGAGCGACCCAAACG GAGACTTCTGCCTGCTTCATCCATCTTGTTAAAGAATATCAGTACTCTGGAATTTGAGGATGAGTATGAAAAACCAAAG GGAGGTAGAGGAGAAAAGAAGTTGGTTCTGGAAGAAAGAAACAGGACTCAGGGTAGCATCTCTCTCCTTCGTTTGCTTAGGACCAACCTTCATCTCTAG
- the LOC131334473 gene encoding kinesin-like protein KIN-6 isoform X1, whose amino-acid sequence MDETSSPPPCPKTVTIRRNPHRRARPTPSSVAPIPMPLSPSSISHNIPSFPTDEILSIQLPPNPNNLSPSDSLSAPESENLRVFLRIRPLAPNGGVQINKQHCKNGWPKSKHGSREKAKKRTEICVSGNDYKSVTVSPPASLQEGKRVKTEVYGGFSQVFSAESTQDEVYAKMVNPLVEEFLRGKSGMLAALGPSGSGKTHTVFGSPREPGMVPLTLRRIFSRTEGCETQLSRIFYLSMFEICSERGKAERLIDLFQDVGDLCMQQSTVKGVQEVSVTNVQQAESLVACGTLKRATARTNSNNQSSRSQCIINIRGSPHSAVFTVVDLAGAEREKRTGNQGARLLESNFINNTSMVFGLCLRSLLEHQKNPKKPLQKHFQNSLLTRYLRDYLEGKRRMALILTVKSGVEDYLDTSFLLRQASPYMKIKFNNAEEPLNLVSTKRSFQAFPRVERLKRTKLSSIEAFHTNEGNGAGDGCRLLKEEALPPEIIKPEHCSGRPGKTTNSDLKDGTSLEEGSTELEKERKNVIMQNFAKAIWNVLKQYKEKLKVAENQIQTLNRSLTDEKERSLGLEIELKDLKSNLLYKKETSLKERVESSTNTSAEQEGCQSDHEVNNAGVVIASSITVEDFEEQGYQQFTNQESEAFPRDVNIAEDPNDEGTDDTQFDRNGSDSGPSEYVVSSPKSLIEIRSDSCSSVERSKSESEEDKKRLDQPTMPEEGAELPPRCDASSATKSDSKDNSSSRALNAERPKRSVGRLLPASSILLKNISTLEFEDEYEKPKGGRGEKKLVLEERNRTQGSISLLRLLRTNLHL is encoded by the exons ATGGATGAGACGAGTAGCCCACCGCCGTGTCCAAAAACAGTCACCATCCGCCGTAACCCTCACCGGCGGGCTCGACCCACGCCTTCCTCCGTCGCCCCTATCCCCATGCCCTTATCTCCCTCCTCAATCTCACACAACATCCCTTCCTTCCCTACCGACGAAATCCTCTCCATCCAACTCCCCCCAAACCCTAACAATCTCTCCCCTTCAGACTCACTTTCCGCACCAGAATCCGAGAACCTTAGAGTCTTCCTTAGAATCCGACCCCTCGCTCCGAACGGAGGAGTTCAGATCAACAAGCAACACTGCAAAAACGGGTGGCCGAAATCTAAGCACGGCTCGAGGGAAAAAGCGAAGAAGAGAACCGAGATTTGTGTCTCGGGTAACGATTATAAATCTGTTACGGTGAGTCCTCCGGCGTCACTGCAAGAGGGGAAGCGTGTCAAGACTGAAGTGTATGGAGGGTTTTCGCAGGTGTTTTCCGCTGAGTCGACTCAG GACGAAGTATATGCAAAGATGGTGAATCCACTGGTAGAGGAGTTCCTCCGGGGAAAGAGTGGAATGTTGGCTGCGTTGGGGCCAAGTGGTTCTGGGAAGACGCACACCGTTTTTGGCTCTCCTAGGGAACCTGGTATGGTTCCTCTCACCCTGCGTCGGATCTTTTCGAGAACAGAAGGCTGCGAAACTCAGTTGTCTAG GATATTTTACCTATCAATGTTTGAAATATGTTCGGAAAGAGGTAAAGCAGAGCGGTTAATTGATCTATTCCAAGATGTTGGTGATTTATGCATGCAACAATCAACTGTCAAAGGGGTTCAAGAG GTCAGCGTCACTAATGTGCAGCAGGCTGAATCCTTAGTTGCATGTGGAACGTTAAAACGGGCAACGGCTAGAACGAATTCTAATAATCAGTCCAG CCGTTCACAATGCATAATCAACATTAGGGGTTCCCCTCACAGTGCTGTCTTCACTGTTGTTGACCTTGCTGGAgcagaaagagagaaaagaacagGGAATCAG GGGGCTAGATTGCTAGAAAGTAACTTCATCAACAACACATCAATGGTTTTTGGTCTGTGCTTAAGA TCATTGCTGGAGCACCAGAAGAACCCCAAGAAGCCATTGCAGAAACACTTCCAGAACTCTTTG ttaaCTCGGTATTTACGAGATTATTTGGAAGGCAAAAGGCGAATGGCTTTG ATTCTAACTGTAAAATCAGGAGTGGAAGACTATCTGGATACATCCTTTCTGCTAAGACAGGCTTCTCCTTATATGAAGATCAA GTTCAACAATGCTGAAGAGCCACTGAATTTAGTCAGTACAAAGAGGAGTTTTCAGGCATTCCCAAGAGTAGAGCGACTCAAAAGGACGAAGCTTAGTAGCATTGAAGCATTTCAC ACAAATGAAGGGAATGGAGCTGGAGATGGATGTAGACTTCTTAAAGAAG AGGCCCTTCCTCCAGAGATCATCAAACCTGAGCATTGTTCAGGTCGTCCTGGAAAAACAACTAATTCAGATCTTAAAGATGGTACATCCCTTGAGGAAGGCTCTACtgaattggaaaaagaaagaaagaatgtgaTTATGCAGAACTTTGCCAAAGCTATATGGAATGTCCTGAAGCAATATAAGGAAAAGCTTAAG GTGGCTGAAAATCAGATTCAGACTCTCAATAGAAGCCTCACCGATGAAAAGGAAAGGAGTTTAGGGCTTGAAATTGAATTGAAAGATTTAAAGTCCAACTTATTATACAAGAAAGAAACTTCCCTGAAAGAAAGGGTTGAATCTAGTACCAATACATCTGCAGAGCAGGAAGGATGTCAGTCCGACCACGAG GTGAACAATGCTGGTGTTGTCATTGCCTCTTCCATAACTGTTGAAGATTTTGAAGAGCAGGGCTATCAG CAGTTCACTAATCAGGAATCCGAAGCCTTTCCTAGAGATGTTAACATTGCTGAAGATCCAAATGATGAGGGTACAGATGATACTCAATTTGACAGGAACGGTTCAG ATTCAGGACCTTCTGAGTATGTGGTAAGCTCTCCTAAGTCACTTATCGAAATCAGAAGTGACAGCTGCTCCTCAGTGGAACGGTCCAAATCGGAAAGCGAAGAGGACaag AAACGGTTGGATCAACCAACAATGCCAGAGGAAGGTGCAGAATTGCCCCCAAGATGCGATGCCAGTAGCGCCACAAAAAGTGATTCAAAGGATAATTCTTCCTCCAGAGCTTTGAATGCGGAGCGACCCAAACGGTCAGTAGG GAGACTTCTGCCTGCTTCATCCATCTTGTTAAAGAATATCAGTACTCTGGAATTTGAGGATGAGTATGAAAAACCAAAG GGAGGTAGAGGAGAAAAGAAGTTGGTTCTGGAAGAAAGAAACAGGACTCAGGGTAGCATCTCTCTCCTTCGTTTGCTTAGGACCAACCTTCATCTCTAG